In Miscanthus floridulus cultivar M001 unplaced genomic scaffold, ASM1932011v1 fs_568_1_2, whole genome shotgun sequence, a single window of DNA contains:
- the LOC136532271 gene encoding protein DETOXIFICATION 40-like: MGESKLESPLLGLSASGAPPSPGSGHGEAVSGQLESILGDTSLPWGRRMVAASVVEMRLLVRLAAPAVLVYMINYLMSMSTQIFSGHLGTLELAAASLGNTGIQVFAYGLMLGMGSAVETLCGQAYGAHKYEMLGIYLQRSTILLMATGVPLAVIYAFSRPLLVLLGESPAIASAAAIFVYGLIPQIFAYAANFPIQKFMQAQSIMAPSAYISAATLVVHVVLSYLAVYQWGLGLLGASLILSLSWWVIVAAQFVYIVTSERCRLTWTGFSWEAFSGLPSFLKLSLASAVMLCLETWYFQILVLIAGLLKDPELALSSLSVCMTLTGWVFMISVGFNAAASVRVSNELGAGNPKAASFSVVVVTLLSFVVSVLISIVILLCRDYISYIFTEGEDVSRAVSQLTPLLAVTLILNGIQPVLSGVAVGCGWQAFVAYVNVGCYYIVGIPLGCLLGFYFDLGAAGIWSGMIGGTFMQTLILVWVTYRTNWTKEVEEAQKRLNKWNDGKAPLLSAQE; this comes from the exons ATGGGCGAGAGCAAGCTGGAGAGCCCGCTGCTCGGGCTGAGCGCGTCGGGGGCGCCGCCGTCGCCCGGCAGCGGGCACGGCGAGGCGGTGAGCGGGCAGCTGGAGAGCATCCTCGGCGACACCTCCCTGCCGTGGGGCCGGCGGATGGTGGCGGCGTCGGTGGTGGAGATGCGGCTGCTCGTGCGCCTCGCGGCCCCCGCCGTGCTGGTCTACATGATCAACTACCTCATGTCCATGTCCACGCAGATCTTCTCGGGCCACCTCGGCACGCTCGAGCTCGCCGCCGCCTCGCTCGGCAACACCGGCATCCAGGTCTTCGCCTACGGCCTCATG CTGGGCATGGGGAGCGCGGTGGAGACGCTGTGCGGGCAAGCCTACGGCGCGCACAAGTACGAGATGCTGGGCATCTACCTGCAACGCTCCACGATCCTCCTCATGGCCACCGGCGTCCCTCTCGCCGTCATCTACGCCTTCTCCCGGCCCCTCCTCGTCCTGCTCGGCGAGTCCCCGGCCATCGCCTCCGCCGCGGCCATCTTCGTGTACGGCCTCATCCCGCAGATCTTCGCGTACGCGGCCAACTTCCCGATCCAGAAGTTCATGCAGGCGCAGAGCATCATGGCGCCCAGCGCCTACATCTCCGCGGCGACACTCGTCGTGCACGTCGTCCTCAGCTACCTCGCCGTCTACCAGTGGGGGCTGGGCCTGCTGGGGGCGTCGCTGATCCTCAGCCTCAGCTGGTGGGTCATCGTCGCCGCGCAGTTCGTCTACATCGTCACCAGCGAGCGGTGTCGACTCACGTGGACCGGGTTCTCGTGGGAGGCCTTCTCGGGGCTCCCCAGCTTCTTGAAGCTCTCGCTTGCCTCGGCTGTTATGCTTTGCCTTGAGACCTGGTACTTCCAGATACTCGTGCTTATCGCCGGGCTCCTCAAGGATCCTGAGCTTGCCTTATCCTCGCTCTCTGTCTG CATGACACTTACAGGGTGGGTGTTCATGATATCAGTTGGCTTCAATGCAGCAGCcag TGTACGAGTGAGCAACGAGCTTGGTGCCGGCAACCCAAAGGCCGCGTCCTTCTCTGTGGTGGTAGTGACACTGCTCTCCTTCGTCGTGTCGGTCCTAATCTCCATCGTCATCCTGCTGTGCCGGGACTACATCAGCTACATCTTCACCGAGGGCGAGGACGTGTCGCGGGCGGTCTCCCAGCTCACTCCGCTGCTGGCGGTAACCCTCATCCTCAACGGCATCCAGCCCGTCCTCTCTG GGGTCGCTGTGGGGTGTGGATGGCAAGCGTTCGTCGCATACGTCAATGTCGGTTGCTACTACATCGTCGGCATCCCCCTTGGGTGCCTCCTAGGATTCTATTTTGACCTCGGAGCAGCG GGTATTTGGAGTGGTATGATTGGGGGCACCTTCATGCAGACCTTGATCCTGGTGTGGGTTACATACAGGACCAACTGGACCAAAGAG GTTGAAGAAGCACAGAAAAGATTAAACAAATGGAATGATGGCAAGGCTCCTCTATTGTCAGCCCAAGAATGA